In Equus asinus isolate D_3611 breed Donkey unplaced genomic scaffold, EquAss-T2T_v2 contig_803, whole genome shotgun sequence, a single genomic region encodes these proteins:
- the LOC139044386 gene encoding uncharacterized protein produces the protein MTGIPTPASGLGVSIPPAPEKQQRRAAEPRRPRRLEGAPPTPPPPRPESSAEAFSPKGKGCLSPPSNAPASALTPALPDAEGAEAQPPGPGRRACFTSGVQQSRFRFNAYLASASGGHHSALPAPGYHRNAPASSSSSPQLLLDPPHSSKAAAAATAAGAAETKRRRRRRRSVGPRLRQERWRGLPLPRPVVHRLPPPRRRRLLAAKTHLRWGPVAKAVYVV, from the coding sequence ATGACCGGGATACCAACACCCGCCTCCGGCTTGGGAGTCTCAATCCCACCAGCTCCGGAGAAGCAACAGAGGAGGGCGGCTGAGCCGCGGCggcccaggaggctggagggagcgccccccacgccacccccaccccggcctgAGTCTAGCGCCGAAGCCTTCTCCCCAAAGGGAAAAGGATGCCTCTCGCCGCCAAGCAACGCGCCAGCCTCAGCCCTCACGCCAGCGCTTCCCGACGCAGAGGGCGCGGAGGCCCAGCCGCCAGGACCCGGGAGACGGGCTTGTTTTACCTCAGGGGTTCAGCAGTCACGGTTTCGCTTCAATGCCTACTTGGCTTCAGCGAGCGGAGGGCACCACTCTGCGCTCCCGGCGCCCGGTTACCACAGAAATGCACCGGCCTCGTCGTCGTCGTCACCGCAGCTGCTGCTGGATCCTCCCCACAGCTCGAAggccgctgccgccgccaccgccgcagGAGCCGCGGAAACAAagcgccgccgtcgccgccgccgttCTGTGGGGCCGAGGCTCAGGCAGGAGAGGTGGCGCGGCCTCCCTCTGCCGCGTCCCGTCGTCCACCGGCTCCCTCCGCCGCGGCGCAGGCGCTTATTGGCTGCGAAGACACACCTTCGTTGGGGGCCTGTTGCTAAGGCGGTCTACGTCGTTTGA